In one window of Bombus vancouverensis nearcticus chromosome 10, iyBomVanc1_principal, whole genome shotgun sequence DNA:
- the Imp gene encoding IGF-II mRNA-binding protein isoform X1 encodes MSLDKFADGGVLQKEMERLEMEEKNGDATSGAGSKVIVNNLPAQIRIEDIEALFSNCGQVQSVEKLSSRDPNLQTVLISYETQEQAQQAVNQLNGHEYEGSPLKVEMSTVENRRRGRSQRSGVAYSGVSGSGRQADFPLRILVQSEMVGAIIGRQGSTIRQITQMTRARVDVHRKDSLGAAEKAITIYGNPENCTNACKKIMEVTQQEAYGLSKGEISLRILAHNNLIGRIIGKGGTTIKKIMQDTDTKITVSSINDINNFNLERIITVKGSIDNMSKAESMISSKLRQSYENDLQAMAPQSLMFPGLHPMAMMSTAGMGYSSRGPGLYGTGPAPYPYQTSLPTQQGIPIGDTQETAFLYIPNTSVGAIIGSKGSHIRNIIRFSGASVKIAPIEQDKPVEQQNDRKVTIVGSPESQWKAQYLIFEKMREEGFVGGTEDVRLTIEILVPSTQVGRIIGKGGQNVRELQRVTGSIIKLSEQQSTSPSADEEATVQIIGPFFSVQSAQRRIRAMVLQSSGAPGAGVAGSRAGRGSSQEGGSRTRRDGSATSQQGGTASQHSAQQQSSTSPSNQQQSQNQ; translated from the exons cGGTGCCGGATCCAAGGTTATCGTAAACAACTTGCCAGCTCAGATCAGAATAGAAGATATAGAGGCCCTGTTCTCGAACTGCGGTCAAGTGCAGTCTGTGGAGAAATTGTCCTCGCGCGATCCTAATTTACAAACCGTCCTCATCAGCTATGAGACGCAAGAACAAGCACAGCA GGCTGTGAACCAGTTAAATGGTCACGAGTACGAGGGTAGCCCGCTAAAAGTGGAAATGTCTACGGTGGAGAACCGACGTAGAGGCCGCAGCCAGCGCAGCGGCGTAGCTTATTCCGGGGTTTCGGGCTCCGGACGGCAGGCAGACTTCCCGCTCCGTATTCTTGTACAATCAGAGATGGTGGGAGCCATAATCGGTCGCCAGGGCTCTACCATACGTCAGATCACTCAGATGACGCGCGCGCGAGTCGATGTTCACCGTAAGGACAGCCTCGGTGCTGCTGAAAAAGCTATTACCATCTACGGTAACCCAGAGAATTGTACGAATGCTTGCAAGAAAATTATGGAGGTGACGCAGCAAGAGGCTTACGGTTTGAGTAAAGG CGAGATCTCATTGAGGATTCTTGCGCACAACAATTTGATTGGACGAATTATCGGAAAGGGTGGTACCACCATTAAGAAAATCATGCAGGATACAGATACGAAGATCACCGTAAGCAGTATCAATGACATCAACAACTTCAATCTCGAGCGCATTATCACGGTGAAAGGCAGCATCGATAACATGAGCAAAGCTGAATCTATGATTTCCAGCAAATTACGCCAAAGCTACGAAAATGATTTGCAAGCAATGGCT CCTCAAAGCTTGATGTTTCCTGGTCTACATCCAATGGCTATGATGTCCACTGCTGGTATGGGATACAGCTCACGTGGTCCGGGCTTGTATGGCACCGGACCAGCCCCATATCCTTATCAAACCAGTTTGCCTACGCAGCAAGGTATTCCAATAGGCGATACGCAAGAAACTGCGTTCCTCTACATTCCGAATACGAGTGTAGGGGCGATCATAGGAAGCAAGGGTTCACACATCAGAAACATTATCAGATTCTCTGGCGCCAGTGTGAAAATCGCGCCAATCGAGCAGGACAAGCCTGTAGAACAACAAAATGACAGAAAAGTAACTATCGTCGGATCACCAGAATCACAGTGGAAA GCTCAATACttaattttcgagaaaatgCGCGAGGAAGGATTCGTGGGCGGAACCGAGGACGTCCGATTGACAATCGAGATTCTCGTACCAAGTACTCAAGTTGGCCGAATCATTGGCAAAGGTGGACAAAACGTTAGAGAATTGCAACGTGTAACCGGAAGTATCATAAAGTTATCGGAACAACAATCCACATCTCCTTCTGCCGATGAAGAAGCAACCGTCCAAATAATTGGCCCTTTCTTCTCTGTTCAG TCGGCACAGAGAAGAATTCGCGCTATGGTTCTACAGTCATCTGGTGCACCTGGAGCAGGTGTCGCAGGCTCACGCGCTGGTCGTGGTAGCAGCCAAGAAGGTGGTTCTCGTACTCGAAGAGATGGCAGTGCCACGTCCCAACAAGGTGGCACAGCGTCGCAGCACTCAGCTCAACAACAATCTAGTACTTCGCCTTCTAATCAACAGCAATCACAAAATCAGTAA
- the Imp gene encoding IGF-II mRNA-binding protein isoform X3 produces MSTVENRRRGRSQRSGVAYSGVSGSGRQADFPLRILVQSEMVGAIIGRQGSTIRQITQMTRARVDVHRKDSLGAAEKAITIYGNPENCTNACKKIMEVTQQEAYGLSKGEISLRILAHNNLIGRIIGKGGTTIKKIMQDTDTKITVSSINDINNFNLERIITVKGSIDNMSKAESMISSKLRQSYENDLQAMAPQSLMFPGLHPMAMMSTAGMGYSSRGPGLYGTGPAPYPYQTSLPTQQGIPIGDTQETAFLYIPNTSVGAIIGSKGSHIRNIIRFSGASVKIAPIEQDKPVEQQNDRKVTIVGSPESQWKAQYLIFEKMREEGFVGGTEDVRLTIEILVPSTQVGRIIGKGGQNVRELQRVTGSIIKLSEQQSTSPSADEEATVQIIGPFFSVQSAQRRIRAMVLQSSGAPGAGVAGSRAGRGSSQEGGSRTRRDGSATSQQGGTASQHSAQQQSSTSPSNQQQSQNQ; encoded by the exons ATGTCTACGGTGGAGAACCGACGTAGAGGCCGCAGCCAGCGCAGCGGCGTAGCTTATTCCGGGGTTTCGGGCTCCGGACGGCAGGCAGACTTCCCGCTCCGTATTCTTGTACAATCAGAGATGGTGGGAGCCATAATCGGTCGCCAGGGCTCTACCATACGTCAGATCACTCAGATGACGCGCGCGCGAGTCGATGTTCACCGTAAGGACAGCCTCGGTGCTGCTGAAAAAGCTATTACCATCTACGGTAACCCAGAGAATTGTACGAATGCTTGCAAGAAAATTATGGAGGTGACGCAGCAAGAGGCTTACGGTTTGAGTAAAGG CGAGATCTCATTGAGGATTCTTGCGCACAACAATTTGATTGGACGAATTATCGGAAAGGGTGGTACCACCATTAAGAAAATCATGCAGGATACAGATACGAAGATCACCGTAAGCAGTATCAATGACATCAACAACTTCAATCTCGAGCGCATTATCACGGTGAAAGGCAGCATCGATAACATGAGCAAAGCTGAATCTATGATTTCCAGCAAATTACGCCAAAGCTACGAAAATGATTTGCAAGCAATGGCT CCTCAAAGCTTGATGTTTCCTGGTCTACATCCAATGGCTATGATGTCCACTGCTGGTATGGGATACAGCTCACGTGGTCCGGGCTTGTATGGCACCGGACCAGCCCCATATCCTTATCAAACCAGTTTGCCTACGCAGCAAGGTATTCCAATAGGCGATACGCAAGAAACTGCGTTCCTCTACATTCCGAATACGAGTGTAGGGGCGATCATAGGAAGCAAGGGTTCACACATCAGAAACATTATCAGATTCTCTGGCGCCAGTGTGAAAATCGCGCCAATCGAGCAGGACAAGCCTGTAGAACAACAAAATGACAGAAAAGTAACTATCGTCGGATCACCAGAATCACAGTGGAAA GCTCAATACttaattttcgagaaaatgCGCGAGGAAGGATTCGTGGGCGGAACCGAGGACGTCCGATTGACAATCGAGATTCTCGTACCAAGTACTCAAGTTGGCCGAATCATTGGCAAAGGTGGACAAAACGTTAGAGAATTGCAACGTGTAACCGGAAGTATCATAAAGTTATCGGAACAACAATCCACATCTCCTTCTGCCGATGAAGAAGCAACCGTCCAAATAATTGGCCCTTTCTTCTCTGTTCAG TCGGCACAGAGAAGAATTCGCGCTATGGTTCTACAGTCATCTGGTGCACCTGGAGCAGGTGTCGCAGGCTCACGCGCTGGTCGTGGTAGCAGCCAAGAAGGTGGTTCTCGTACTCGAAGAGATGGCAGTGCCACGTCCCAACAAGGTGGCACAGCGTCGCAGCACTCAGCTCAACAACAATCTAGTACTTCGCCTTCTAATCAACAGCAATCACAAAATCAGTAA
- the Imp gene encoding IGF-II mRNA-binding protein isoform X2, whose amino-acid sequence MQKTEIEGKRCLNGAYQPSYNGAGSKVIVNNLPAQIRIEDIEALFSNCGQVQSVEKLSSRDPNLQTVLISYETQEQAQQAVNQLNGHEYEGSPLKVEMSTVENRRRGRSQRSGVAYSGVSGSGRQADFPLRILVQSEMVGAIIGRQGSTIRQITQMTRARVDVHRKDSLGAAEKAITIYGNPENCTNACKKIMEVTQQEAYGLSKGEISLRILAHNNLIGRIIGKGGTTIKKIMQDTDTKITVSSINDINNFNLERIITVKGSIDNMSKAESMISSKLRQSYENDLQAMAPQSLMFPGLHPMAMMSTAGMGYSSRGPGLYGTGPAPYPYQTSLPTQQGIPIGDTQETAFLYIPNTSVGAIIGSKGSHIRNIIRFSGASVKIAPIEQDKPVEQQNDRKVTIVGSPESQWKAQYLIFEKMREEGFVGGTEDVRLTIEILVPSTQVGRIIGKGGQNVRELQRVTGSIIKLSEQQSTSPSADEEATVQIIGPFFSVQSAQRRIRAMVLQSSGAPGAGVAGSRAGRGSSQEGGSRTRRDGSATSQQGGTASQHSAQQQSSTSPSNQQQSQNQ is encoded by the exons cGGTGCCGGATCCAAGGTTATCGTAAACAACTTGCCAGCTCAGATCAGAATAGAAGATATAGAGGCCCTGTTCTCGAACTGCGGTCAAGTGCAGTCTGTGGAGAAATTGTCCTCGCGCGATCCTAATTTACAAACCGTCCTCATCAGCTATGAGACGCAAGAACAAGCACAGCA GGCTGTGAACCAGTTAAATGGTCACGAGTACGAGGGTAGCCCGCTAAAAGTGGAAATGTCTACGGTGGAGAACCGACGTAGAGGCCGCAGCCAGCGCAGCGGCGTAGCTTATTCCGGGGTTTCGGGCTCCGGACGGCAGGCAGACTTCCCGCTCCGTATTCTTGTACAATCAGAGATGGTGGGAGCCATAATCGGTCGCCAGGGCTCTACCATACGTCAGATCACTCAGATGACGCGCGCGCGAGTCGATGTTCACCGTAAGGACAGCCTCGGTGCTGCTGAAAAAGCTATTACCATCTACGGTAACCCAGAGAATTGTACGAATGCTTGCAAGAAAATTATGGAGGTGACGCAGCAAGAGGCTTACGGTTTGAGTAAAGG CGAGATCTCATTGAGGATTCTTGCGCACAACAATTTGATTGGACGAATTATCGGAAAGGGTGGTACCACCATTAAGAAAATCATGCAGGATACAGATACGAAGATCACCGTAAGCAGTATCAATGACATCAACAACTTCAATCTCGAGCGCATTATCACGGTGAAAGGCAGCATCGATAACATGAGCAAAGCTGAATCTATGATTTCCAGCAAATTACGCCAAAGCTACGAAAATGATTTGCAAGCAATGGCT CCTCAAAGCTTGATGTTTCCTGGTCTACATCCAATGGCTATGATGTCCACTGCTGGTATGGGATACAGCTCACGTGGTCCGGGCTTGTATGGCACCGGACCAGCCCCATATCCTTATCAAACCAGTTTGCCTACGCAGCAAGGTATTCCAATAGGCGATACGCAAGAAACTGCGTTCCTCTACATTCCGAATACGAGTGTAGGGGCGATCATAGGAAGCAAGGGTTCACACATCAGAAACATTATCAGATTCTCTGGCGCCAGTGTGAAAATCGCGCCAATCGAGCAGGACAAGCCTGTAGAACAACAAAATGACAGAAAAGTAACTATCGTCGGATCACCAGAATCACAGTGGAAA GCTCAATACttaattttcgagaaaatgCGCGAGGAAGGATTCGTGGGCGGAACCGAGGACGTCCGATTGACAATCGAGATTCTCGTACCAAGTACTCAAGTTGGCCGAATCATTGGCAAAGGTGGACAAAACGTTAGAGAATTGCAACGTGTAACCGGAAGTATCATAAAGTTATCGGAACAACAATCCACATCTCCTTCTGCCGATGAAGAAGCAACCGTCCAAATAATTGGCCCTTTCTTCTCTGTTCAG TCGGCACAGAGAAGAATTCGCGCTATGGTTCTACAGTCATCTGGTGCACCTGGAGCAGGTGTCGCAGGCTCACGCGCTGGTCGTGGTAGCAGCCAAGAAGGTGGTTCTCGTACTCGAAGAGATGGCAGTGCCACGTCCCAACAAGGTGGCACAGCGTCGCAGCACTCAGCTCAACAACAATCTAGTACTTCGCCTTCTAATCAACAGCAATCACAAAATCAGTAA